Proteins encoded in a region of the Nocardia asteroides genome:
- a CDS encoding TetR family transcriptional regulator, which yields MSTKREIVLDAAIDLLGSRGTRALTHRAVDEAAGMPAGSASNYFRTREALLTGIAERLEARDYADWAALNRQPAPGTIEELVDGMAAFVVYAVRTDRVRTLARYALFLEAQTTPALRETVRRGHRRLTEWAAGLLAAVGGDQAMTQILVGQFDGIILHQLVDPAPDFDPRPMLGRLVRTLIASRG from the coding sequence ATGTCCACCAAGCGCGAGATCGTGTTGGACGCGGCGATCGACCTGCTGGGATCCCGGGGCACCCGCGCGCTCACCCACCGCGCGGTCGACGAGGCCGCGGGCATGCCGGCCGGCTCGGCCTCCAACTACTTTCGCACCCGAGAGGCGCTGCTGACCGGAATCGCCGAGCGGCTCGAGGCGCGCGACTACGCGGATTGGGCAGCGCTCAACCGGCAACCCGCCCCCGGCACGATCGAGGAACTCGTCGACGGCATGGCAGCCTTCGTCGTATACGCCGTGCGGACCGACCGTGTGCGGACACTGGCTCGATACGCGCTGTTCCTGGAGGCGCAAACCACGCCCGCGTTGCGCGAGACCGTGCGGCGCGGGCACCGCAGGTTGACCGAATGGGCCGCGGGCCTGCTGGCGGCGGTCGGCGGCGACCAGGCGATGACGCAGATCTTGGTGGGCCAATTCGACGGCATCATCCTGCACCAATTGGTGGACCCGGCGCCGGACTTCGATCCGCGCCCCATGCTCGGCCGGTTGGTGCGCACACTGATCGCTTCCAGAGGTTGA
- a CDS encoding amino acid deaminase: MPPAAWGRTVREFRATAPTLEQLETPVLTVDRAAVATNIAVMADWVRAAGVRLAPHGKTTMAPQLWADQLAAGSWGITLATIWQTQVARSFGVARVLLANALVDPVGLRWVAAESARDPSFEFVCWADSVETVALMDAHLRTAPEGERIRVLVELGGPNGRTGARTVEQAHDVARAIDAASRLSLAGVGGYEGALAHDRTANGLRAVHDYLAALARLHRELAAAGRYRGPAIVTAGGSAYPELALEYLAPLSDEQGSHGVATTVVLRSGAYVIHDDGFYASMSPLVAPGCARPLRSAMHGWARTLSRPEPGLALLDAGKRDLPFDEGLPIPQRVAGPGGDALDPGASVSALNDQHAFLRLPGGAATELPIGAVVRLGLSHPCTAFDKWRLIPVIDDADAATPRVVDLLHTFF; encoded by the coding sequence ATGCCACCGGCGGCCTGGGGACGCACCGTGCGGGAGTTCCGCGCCACCGCGCCGACGCTCGAGCAGCTGGAGACGCCGGTGCTCACCGTGGATCGCGCGGCCGTGGCGACGAACATCGCGGTGATGGCCGATTGGGTCCGCGCGGCAGGCGTGCGGCTGGCGCCGCACGGCAAGACGACGATGGCCCCGCAGCTGTGGGCCGACCAGCTGGCGGCGGGCTCGTGGGGCATCACCCTGGCCACCATCTGGCAGACGCAGGTGGCGCGATCCTTCGGCGTCGCGCGGGTGCTGCTGGCCAACGCGCTGGTCGATCCGGTCGGACTGCGCTGGGTGGCGGCGGAGTCGGCGCGTGACCCGTCTTTCGAGTTCGTCTGCTGGGCCGACAGCGTCGAAACGGTCGCGCTGATGGACGCGCACCTGCGCACCGCCCCGGAGGGAGAGCGGATCCGGGTGCTGGTGGAACTCGGCGGCCCGAACGGCAGGACCGGCGCGCGCACGGTGGAGCAAGCGCACGATGTGGCGCGGGCGATCGACGCGGCGTCCCGGCTGTCGCTGGCCGGGGTGGGCGGCTACGAAGGCGCGCTCGCGCACGACCGCACCGCCAACGGCCTCCGCGCGGTGCACGACTATCTCGCCGCACTCGCCCGCCTGCACCGGGAACTCGCCGCGGCCGGGCGATACCGGGGTCCGGCGATCGTCACCGCGGGTGGCAGCGCCTATCCGGAGCTGGCGCTCGAGTACCTCGCCCCGCTCTCCGACGAACAGGGCAGCCACGGTGTCGCGACGACGGTCGTCCTGCGCTCTGGGGCGTACGTCATCCACGACGACGGCTTCTACGCGAGCATGTCGCCTCTGGTCGCGCCCGGATGCGCGCGGCCGCTGCGTTCGGCGATGCACGGCTGGGCGCGAACTCTCTCGCGCCCGGAGCCCGGACTCGCGTTGCTCGACGCGGGCAAACGCGATCTGCCGTTCGACGAGGGGCTTCCGATCCCGCAACGCGTCGCGGGACCTGGCGGCGACGCGCTGGACCCGGGCGCCTCGGTCTCCGCGCTCAACGACCAGCACGCCTTCCTCCGGCTGCCGGGTGGCGCCGCGACGGAATTGCCGATCGGCGCGGTCGTGCGCCTCGGTCTTTCGCATCCGTGCACGGCGTTCGACAAATGGCGGCTCATTCCCGTGATCGATGACGCCGACGCTGCGACGCCCCGGGTGGTCGATCTCCTGCACACGTTCTTCTGA